The following proteins are encoded in a genomic region of Neoarius graeffei isolate fNeoGra1 chromosome 6, fNeoGra1.pri, whole genome shotgun sequence:
- the LOC132888193 gene encoding protein NYNRIN-like, with amino-acid sequence MDTQVPATKHALMAFLGLINYCRQWIPDCSIYDKCLRSAISHSDPLTQPLVWTEDRLTAFKALKQALCSAPALGLPNYRLSFHLYVCNQKGTASGVLAQEHGGGMRPCAFLSKTLDAVAQGLPGCLRAVAACALMVTDAEKLVLSHPLILHTSHDVVYILRNLSTQHLSAQRRSGYEFILLATEHLTVKPSSSFDSVAHALQRLLNSQDDDVAFDSHDCLSNIVFETSIRPDLHSTPLSTGDSLFVDGSCSRPADGVFLCGYSVCRLPDEIVEAHSLPFSSAQAAELYALTRACILAQDTDVTIYTDSRYAFGVAHDFGRIWASRGFTTADGKPISHSSLVTDLITACLLPCTLAIVKTRAHTRGDSFEVKGNSFADRVAKAAAASGVLPPGFNCALVSTDRMVSAVLPDIDLISIQASASVADTQFWDAQGATEKSGVLLDAQGRLCLPRHCTPFLVREFHGPTHRGRRGVVEDMNRTFCINNLHTDAHNILDKCLTCAQNNLSKPGAVHQHLPIPDTPFQEWQIDFTHMPKQGPFKYLLVMIDKFSRWIEAFPCSKENARTAVNKLTQEIIPRYGLPVGIDSDKGTPFTSKVTQELCKDLKINWRFHIPYHPQSSGIVERANRTIKGKLRKAMQDAGTENWVQVLPLVLADMRMTAQVALDNLSPYELVMGRPFPVPWRRGMQVIGTGDLEVHLSEYAVVLMRVLDEYWARVNSKKPPIPEAHTHPFEVGDRVLVKRFGKLNAPMEESPYSGPTDVLAVTRTAVLTDLFPQWIHASRIKKAPM; translated from the coding sequence atggacactcaggtacctgcaaccaagcacgctctcatggcatttctgggcctcatcaattactgtcgtcaatggatccctgactgttcaatctatgacaagtgtttgcgttcagctataagtcactcagatcctttgactcagcccctggtctggactgaggacaggctaacggccttcaaggctctgaagcaagctttgtgctccgcccctgctctcgggctgccgaactatcgtttgtcgtttcacctgtatgtgtgcaatcagaaggggaccgcctctggggtgctggctcaggagcacggggggggcatgcgaccttgcgcgtttctgtctaaaactcttgacgctgtggcacaagggcttcctggctgtcttagggctgttgctgcgtgtgctctcatggtcacggacgctgaaaaacttgttttgtcgcatccgctcattttacacacttcacatgacgtcgtgtacattctgcggaatcttagcactcagcatttgtctgctcagcgtcgctctggctatgagtttattcttttggccacagagcatctcactgttaagccctcctcgtcgtttgattctgtcgcccacgctcttcagcgtcttcttaactcacaggatgacgatgttgcgtttgactcacatgactgtctttctaatatcgtttttgagactagcatccgcccagacttacactccacccctctttccacaggcgattctctttttgtagatggttcctgttcccgccctgcggatggtgtgttcctgtgtggttactctgtttgtcgcctccctgatgaaattgttgaagctcattctttgcctttttcttctgctcaggctgcggagctctatgctttgactcgcgcgtgtattttggctcaagacacagacgttactatttacaccgactcacgctacgctttcggcgtggcgcacgacttcggccgcatttgggcgtctcgggggtttacgacagccgacggtaagcccatttctcattcttcacttgttactgatttaatcaccgcctgtctccttccgtgcacgttggccattgttaagacacgcgcgcacacaagaggggactcatttgaagtaaagggcaattcattcgctgatcgagtcgctaaagctgcagccgcatccggtgtcctgcctccaggctttaactgcgctttagtttctactgatcgcatggttagcgctgtcttacctgacatagatctcatttctatccaggcctcggcctctgtggcagatacgcagttctgggatgcccagggcgcgacagagaagagtggcgttttgcttgacgcacagggccgtctttgtttacctcgtcactgtactccctttctcgtccgcgagttccatggtcccactcatcgcggccgaagaggggtagtggaagatatgaacagaacattttgcatcaataatttgcacacagacgcacacaacattctggacaagtgtttaacgtgcgcccagaataatctatctaaaccaggcgcggtacatcagcaccttcccatacccgacacgcctttccaagaatggcagatcgacttcactcacatgccaaagcagggcccgttcaaataccttttggtcatgattgacaaattttcacggtggattgaggctttcccgtgtagcaaagagaacgcccgaacagcagtgaacaaacttacacaggaaattatcccacgttacggtcttccggtaggaattgactctgataagggaacgccgttcacctctaaggtaacacaggagctatgtaaagacctcaagatcaattggcgttttcatatcccataccatccacagtcctctggcattgtggagcgcgcgaatagaacaattaagggtaagttgcgtaaggctatgcaagacgcaggcacggaaaattgggtccaagttttaccgttggtcctcgctgatatgcgcatgactgctcaggtcgctctcgacaatttatctccgtacgagctcgtcatgggacgcccctttcctgtcccttggcgtagaggcatgcaggttataggaacgggtgatcttgaagtacatctcagcgagtacgcggtggttctcatgcgggtgctggatgagtattgggcgagagtaaattccaaaaagcctcccattccagaggcacacactcacccctttgaggtaggggacagagttttagtaaagagattcggtaaactaaacgctcccatggaggagtcaccctacagtgggcccaccgatgtactcgctgtaactcgcacggctgtgctaacggacctttttccacagtggatccatgccagcagaataaagaaggctccaatgtaa